A segment of the Hyperolius riggenbachi isolate aHypRig1 chromosome 8, aHypRig1.pri, whole genome shotgun sequence genome:
TGTTTTCCACTTGTCTGAGGAATAGGACTTCCCAGAGACAAAGTTAAGGTTTGCAGGTAATTAAGCTTCAGAGGAAAATAAATGTTGCCTTGTGCTTGCTGAAGgtgtccatacactggtcgaGTTGTGCACAATCCATAGAGGGATCCatttctttctttgttttcaaaatggCAGAATCGATTGTTTGGGAAAAAATCATCTCTGTCTCATTCGAAATATAAGCACTTGTTGTACTCGATTCTAAACCAATTCGATACAAAAATCCTGTCGATTGGTCGAATCGATCACAAAATCAGCAGGTGTATGGGCTGCAAAAGTCCCATCCCCTACATAGTATTTTAATTTGCacagggggagggtggaaggttaGGTTAGCGCTTTTTgggccagttgctcaagcaaccggcaagcatacGTATCCAGCACTAGGGGATCCCCACCAATGCTGGATATCAGGGACtttgcatttattaaaaaaaaaacaacatgcagaGTTTAGGTACACTTTGGAGCACACCTAAAGTAaaagtaaactgatgagatacaGAACACACAGGACAGGCCTGGCAGGAGATCACATCCAGGGCCGGcgataccatagaggcaaagggggcaattgccccaggtccCCAGAGCAtgtgggggcccccaaggtgtctcctcccATCTTAATTCTTGCTCCCCGGGGCCTTTGCAGAgcctttggcagagtagcatctcatctgtgctggtgggcaggtgagacactgcaCTGCCAAAGACCCCATTGttgctagaaccagccctgatcgCATCACATCTCCAGTCTTGTATCTTTTACACAAGTTTTCAAATCAACTATTTCAACTTTCtactttctttgcagccttctccTTGCAGTGTTATAGCTGTCCTAACTTTGTGTGCGTCAATCCTCAACCTACGACCTGCCAGGCCAACCAGCAATGTGTGACCAAAACGAAAAAAACAGGTAAGACTTTATCTCACATTTAATGTTATTCTCATTCGTGCTGTAAAAGACGAACTGCTGTCAAAACCAACTCCTCACCTCTCTATACAATCAATTGATCAGACattgattctttcaaatcagccaatcgatcgatttgcgatcgaattcaatcgatttgatctatctgacaggatgtcaAATCTagattgatctgctgctggcagcagaacaatggcccatagagttgtattggatctaatggtgcaataattaatttaaggggcccatacactggtggatttcagccatcgatcgatcaattctatggaatctagcggaaattgattctatcaaatctatcgaacgatttgcgatcgatttcgattgatttgatctatctgacaggatggaaaatctaggtcgatctgctgctggcagcagatccatggaccatagagttgcattggatctcatggtgcaataatgcatttagatcggttttcaatagatttccaatagatttcattctgaaatgatAAGAGCTAATAAAGCGGTTAAGGAGGGCCCCTACTGGACCCCTCTGGTtcaggggccccgatgcggtctctACCtcggcaacccctattgctacgccactcttCCTACTtctcctcctctctgcatagcacAGGCTGCTTGTCAGGAAGCCCAGCATCATATGGTACTGGAATCCCTAAGGCCCACATAACACTTGCAACGTAAAGGAACCCTATGAAAGTTTTCCTTTCTTTCTAAACATAGGCAGAAGGGACTACCTAATGACATATAGAGGtaggaaaatggaaaaaaacatcCTTGCCCTTATCAGACCTTCTGGAGAGCTAGGGTGTCGGGTGAtgggctgcagggggggggggtctataagAATGTAAGaagctctctccttccctctgctctgTCCTGCTTGGATAAACAATGCACACTATGCTGACAAGAGAGTCTTGTGGGCGGGCAGACTGACTGAAATCCGCCCAGCAGCCCATCACCGTCACCCGACACCCTAGATCTCCATAAGCACCGGCTATTTACCGCTGCAGTTTGCATAGCCGGCGACGCCCTTTTCAAGTACCGCTCGATGtgtatggggctaaaaatgtgttgATCACAACCTGTTGTTTTTGGGCTGAACTGTAAACCAAAAGCTTGAATTTAGAGTACGAAAGCAGAGCTGGCCCTTGTATACAAATATAATAAAGGGTCATTCTCTTCATGTTGATAACCTCTTCTTAACGGTCCTCTTACTTTTTCTCGTCTCAGGTGGGGTCGATTACAGGAAACTGGGCTGTGTGAACACCACAGAGTGCAACAGAGACGTCTCAGAGGTAGAAGCCGGGACCACCATATCAGTTTACAACCAGTGTTGTGACGGCGAGCTCTGCAATTCAAAAGCCAGTTCAGGCGCCATCGCAAGACTTCCGCACGTCTCTGTCATCGGAGCTGCGCTGGTCCTGTGCGTCACCAAATTGTTCTGAGCAGGACTGGAGAACATCTGCTCAATGTATCTTCAGCCATATGATTGCTGCCAATCAACTTGAATCTCTTACTTAGGCACCAAAACACAGAATTCATCAGCATGTGCACTAAACATCACAAGTGTCtcccccaaacaccccccccccccacacacacacacacacacacacaccatcccccCATAATTATGTAGTTTGTCATTTCCAGTCTACATAATGAGGCAGCATTTCCTCCCTAAACATAATTAGGTAAATTTcccctcacaaaaaaaaaaacaattagggGCAGCATCATTTCCTCCCCACAACAAACACATAATTAAGAtacaaaaaacaagcaaacacAAATAAGTACCTTTTGCCcctcaaacataattaggcagcatttcacatcaATAGGCAGAGTGTCCACTAAACATAATTAAACAGAATCCCCACTTCAATCACTGAAGAGTCCCCCGCAAatccccaaacataattaggcatagACCTCTCTCTCCAACATACTCAGGCAGATGCAGATGGTCACTTCAGTGTGATACTGCCCTGCATCCAAAGATCCTGAGAATCAGAGACCATGCCCTGAATCTTTGTTACATAGTGTTCCCCAAGCTTAGAGAACCACCGTTAATCAGCCGTATTTGTGGTGTTGTTCCCCCATGAAAATGAATAATTGTTCTGACTgatatccccctcccctccttcccccgtCAACAGTGTAGAGCAATAGAAGAAGAGGCCAAAAAATGTatatgtaaataaacaaaattgCCCATTGCAAGGAGAACATTCTTTTGCTGTAAAAATGATGGCCAGAGGCTGGAGAACTTGTTTGAACCCAAAAAAAACGTTATACTCCACGCACAGTTATCCAATCTCAGACTTAGTGCACTTCTTGTATCAAAGTGTGTGTTgcaaacctcccaactttttgagataagaaaatgggatacttTAAGACActccccctgccacacctctaaccacgccccaccacacccctcgccAAGCACATTACAAAGAATTAAAATACATAGTTTtaacattcaaaccacactggttcttttatcatcattagtttttctttattttaaaatattaaaataagaaCTATATTTATGTAATGAATGGGAATAAAGTCTAGAGtaataatacatatatttacatagatctgtatatcagtcctgaaagagggagctATGATGAAGAAGGGATTtgtttcccaaagagggactgtccctccgaaagagagaCAGTTGGGTGCTCTGTAATGTGTAATAAAGACTGTGTTACCCCCATCATCGAGTAACTGTGTATTTCTTTTCAGTATAACTTTCAGTGcacacattcattttttttttaatattttgaaagATATCTAAAGCAAAATGGGGATAAAAAGTCCCTGCGTGTTATACGACAAATGCAGGGATTCCCCAACTAACGAACGCCTGCTGAAACGAACCTCCCACCCGCCACCACTTCGGGGATTTCATACGTGTCTCTACTCCTGTCCTCAGTGTAACCACTCCCCccatgtctcctgctccctccccgtgtctcctcctccccctgaatGTGTATCGTACCTATTACATAGCTGCCAGGAGATTACGGCGCGGGGGAAAGCCGATAAACGGCTTACCCTGCCCCTGCGCAatacccggcggcgttaattactattccccctccaggccaccctgGATAGTGGGGGAGAgacgtaattcggcttccagctattgctgacgACTGCATTACAGTGgttttgtagtaatttgtgctctgtcttctgacggtgcccaaattactcagtGAGTgctactatagccgtaattcctataatGGCCTATGGTGCCGCCGActtcgcccaaatctcctgccctGTAGTTTCAGCACTCCCTGCGGAGAACACAAACCTCTCCTGTCCCACGCGGCTCCCCTAGTGACACGATCAGCACAGGCCATTACAAGGGGGAGCCGGGCGGAAGTGAAGAGATCTGTGATCCTCACAGGGGCCATGGATTAAATTTGGCACCTGCTTCTACACTTACATGGGGAGcaggagacggggggggggggggggagtgggcacactggggacagaaactTGGAGcaaaagaagaaaaggagggcagaggcaaagatggatagacagcacatgtgaagctatgaacatgcctatgcaacagtagtggatgattggtgtcaggacaccttctggggaaaaggcacaggaaacaaaaacacgggagcccaatagtgtaatatgtttagtcaaaattgtcaatatagaagataagaatctactcacaagagtgggttgcagaggggcaaccgaccacaggaagcaggtggagacaattaacccgactccactcggggaggtcactaaggacctggatgcggtcgctctacttggaaaaaagaagggaggcagatgtccaccgtggtgtaaaccacatatgttctgcctccacccctcacacgggtaTCGTATGGGGGTTAGGGATGCACTAGATGGTATTAAGAGGcaccctggtggtatataaaagcgtttaaaagcagtttaaaaccgagaaaaggtttgaggttgcttacctcaaggacgacaaatctttgtagggacaaaagattttattggtagcacaggcaacgcgtttcacgggtctaagcccgcttcctcaggccaatagcagtgcctataTTAGTAAACATGAGACTCCTAAGCATACTAGTATTAAagatatacatacatttacagcatCAGATTGTAATCAGCGATAGCATTGAATCCAGTGTTTCATTTCATATATATTAttacagattatatatatattattacagaTGATATATTATAAATAATGTACATATTATATTAGGAGTATTTACCCTTGTCTTACGGAGCTGCTGGCGTTTATCAGCCAGAGGTATATAGATAATCAAAACATGATTTTTCAAACATATGGAAAATTATGAAACATTGTTTTAaaaaggtgggggggaggggggttgggaggagaaaaaaaaaaaaactttagttttCCACCTATGCAACAGCTGGAAGAAGCTGTGATTGACAGACACTGGCGTGCAAAAGTACATAAGGTCTAGAAGAGTTAAAAATTGACCAAATtaatgaatgaggaggaggaggtggcgtaAAGGTGACTGCACAGTGAGCAATCTATCCAGTCCAATTATATACATTATTAAAGTTGAGCAATTCCTGGACACCAGGCAACTATGATAGATGTGGCATATGGGGGTTTGAGCCTCACTGTCACTGGGGGAGGGGAATTTTAGTTACTGTTCTTACACTGGATGCATGTCAGTAATACACTCCCACAGATACacatttaacacacacacacacacacacagacatactcaTAACCCACAGACACACTCACATAGACACAGACTCAcactcaggggcataactagaaatcactgggcccccctgcgaaactttggaagggctaccccccccccccaccaccaccaccaccaccaccaccaccaccaccaccacacacacacacacacacacacacacacacacacacacacacacacacacacacacacacacacacacacacacacacacacacacacacacacacacacacacacacacacacactttctacacaagtaaactgagaaccaatgttattcaattggctagtagagatgacccgaacagtCCAACTGTGAACGTATTTGCGCGAAATTTAGGGCGAGTTCGACcatcccctatactacatcattaggctcaactttgaccctctacatcacagtcagcagacacagggcagccaatcaggctacactccctcctggagccctcctccctgtataaaagcagcagcgtcggccattttcctcactcggtgttgctgcactaagtagagaagggagagttggctgcagagacattagggaaagcttagttaggctaaagttaggcttgttagcttgctccttgctgatacttattgctaaaaagcacccctcaacagctcttttgagagctaatgttgttcttgtgatctgttttttttgtgtggcccactggcacttgcatatacagcctgtTAGTCAGTAGCAGCTGGCAGGGTTGTTCATCAGGACCTCGTGATTACGGATTACCAGTGATCACGAGGTTTTTTTTCATGAATCCGGACTCGAATGAGAATCCGGAGATCAATACCGATTACGGGTTCGAATCCGAATGTATACGGATTTTACACTTGAATTCGTCCGTGATCACGGCTGTTAACCAGCGATCACGAATCCGGATtgcggtatccaggggatgacgtcattgggccaatcagaagacccctagccgaggccctagcaaccaatcagaggaggggagtctGGCCCTTCCCTACTCTATATAACGCGGCGGCCATGTTAAGGGACTTGACTTGCTTGTGACTCTGTGGTACTGAGAggctcatctccagtgctgctgtgttTCTTAGCAAGTGTTTTTCAACTGTTTTACCCAGTGTTCTTGCAAACAATCATATTCTGAACACATTTATTGTACTCATTTATAGTTAgttagtgatttgattgttaaagttcagtcagctagtatagtgtatatactgtatactgtgctaggctagtgttaggtctgtgtgcaggctagggcctgctagcctaggtaggctTAGCCTACTagtttaggtaggttagggattatagttagtagttgtgtactagttaagttaatttgtactgttagttTATGAGTTTATTTAGTGACGCAGCTGCAGTACTGTTAGTTACTTAGcaggcaggccagcatctgttgttgtGATTTTGACTGCTGTGTGCGTCTGCCTGACTTTATTGTGTTGCAGACTTAttctcactgtctgtcacactatAGTTACTTAGTTATctactactgtagactacactactactactaggaAATATAGTTAGTAGTTGTGTACCAGTTTAGTTAATTTATACTGTtaatctgtgagtttatttagtgacgCAGCTGCAGTACTGTTAGTTACTTAGCAggtaggccagcatctgttgttgtGATTTTGACTGCTGCGTGCGTCTGCCTGActttgtgtgacagacttttattgtcactgtctgtcacactagttcagggtcggactgggacaccaagggaccgccaagaaagtttcagcctggggccctgaCCACCCCCCCAgattccctctcctccccctcccccaattttgggctcacatacacatgtatgtattttgcatgattatggtagggaatagattgtgagcacttctgaggacagtctccaataaggATATGACCACATGCGACACGCGCagcacgccgcagcaaaaatagatgggtgtcaccacgcactggaacatgggcgtggtcatgatgtggtcaaatggcagcagatttcccaacaaaatgcaatcagattggctgcagatatccccacaaaatgcaatcagactggCGGCAGTTTTCCCCAAaagatgcaatcagattggcaacagatatccccacaaaatgcaatcagattggcagcagatacccccacaaaatgcaattagattggcagcagatatccccacaaaatgcaatcagattggatgcagatttccccacaaaatgcaatcagattggtggcagatttccccacaaaatgcaatcagactggctgcagatatccccacaaaatgcaatcagattggcggcagatttccccacaaaatgcaatcagattggcagcagatttccccacaaaattcaatcagattggtggcagatttccccacaaaatgcaatcagactggctgcagatatccccacaaaatgcaatcagataggcggcagatttctccacaaaatgcaatcagactggatgcagatatccccacaaaatgcaatcagattggcggcagatttccccacaaaatgcaatcagattggcagcagatatccccacaaaatgcaatcagatgggcagtagatttcccctcaaaatgcaatcagattggaggcagatttccccacaaaatgcaattagattggcgtcagattttccctcaaaatgcaatcagaatggctgcagatatccccacaaaatgcaatcagataggcggcagatttccccacaaaatgcaatcagattggcgtcagatttcccctcaaaatgcaatcagactggttgcagatatccccacaaaatgcaatccgaTTGCCGgcaagattttcccacaaaatgcaatcagactgaatgcagatatccccacaaaatgcaatcagatgggcagcagattttccctcaaaatgcaatcagattggtgtcagatttccccacaaaatgcaatccgaTTGTTGgcaagattttcccacaaaatgcaatcagactgaatgcagatatccccacaaaatgcaatcagatgggcagcagatttcccctcaaaatgcaatcagattggtggcagatttccctacaaaatgcaatcagatcggcagcactttttcccacaaaatacaatcagattggcagcagatatcgccacaaaatgcaatcagattggcagcagataaccccacaaaatgcaatcagattggcagcagatatccccacaaaatgcaatcagataggcggcagatttccccacaaaatgcaatcagattggcgtcagatttccccacaaaatgcaatcagactggcagcagatatccccacaaaatgcaatcagataggcggcagatttccccacaaaatgcaatcagataggcggcagatttccccacaaaatgcaatcagattggcgtcagatttccccacaaaatgcaatcagactggcagcagatatccccacaaaatgcaatcagataggcggcagatttccccacaaaatgcaatcagattggcgtcagatttcccctcaaaatgcaatcagactggatgcagatatccccacaaaatgcaatcagattgacggcagatttccccacaaaatgcaatcagactggctgcagatatccccacaaaatgcaattagattggcagcagatatccccacaaaatgcaatcagattggcagcagatatccccacaaaatgcaatcagattggtggcagatatccccacaaatgaaATCAGatgggcagcagatttccccacaaaatgcaatccgattggcggcagattttcccacaaaatgcaatcagactggatgcagatatccccacaaaatgcaattagattggcagcagatatccccacaaaatgcaatcagattggcagcagatatccccacaaaatgcaatcagattggcgacaGCCGGTAgatttcccagtttaggtaggcgtagtcaggtatataggtgtccccagtatagatatacagtctataggtgtccccagattgggttggcaggtccccagttagtgggggggcccatgctggaagggggggtcagtgggcacagagcagcagggaggggggaagcccccctccctcacctagggcccccccttccgcgctccccccagttaggtaggcaggtcttagTCCCCCATGCtagaaggggggcagtgggcacagagcagcagggagggggaagccttcccccctccctcatctagggccccccttccgtgctcccccctccaaaattgcagccagcagtggcagcgagTGGGAAACCCTTACCGGGATcagagctctgcgtgccgctgctggtcagGTCTCCTGCACTGTactgtccaatcatgctctcacaGAAAGTACtgtgagagcatgattggacagtgtcagtgcaggagaccagatcAGACCAGCAGCACGCAGAGCTATCTCGGTAAGCCGttctgctggctggctgcaattctggaggggggaagtGCGGAAGAgggggcttcccccctccccaccgctctgtgcccactttcccccttcatgcgctgtgcccccctccttttcaACACTGGGGCCCCAAGGAGGCGGGGTGGCCGAGGCCCCCTGAAGGAATAAACGGCACTTCGGTGGCTGCACTAGTtacttagttatcgactactgacTACACTACTAGTAGTACTactagttaaaagaaaaaaaaacactctgattttttttgtcaccGACCCAGactttttattaaagtttacaccctttcccactatatatatatatatatatatatatatatatatatatatatatatatatatatatatatatatatatatatatatatatatatataatatgtgtgttttttttttattttattatttttttcttattgtatttgtatattattgtacaacgactggcagaggtagagggcgaggcaccaccaggagaggtagcgccattgctgcagccactgccagcaccagcaggtctgtgactggtctgctgccagccactgaccgcagagttgtggaggagggagcagaggcacagcagcagcatgttgcgcccatctttgagacgggtcgtcgctcccggcccattgcggagaaTCAGGCAGAGGCTgtcgtggaaatgatggcggagcagcaagccaccgtttccagccagacctccagcgccagcgagaccagtgccaccaccagcactccggtccgcagcaggcctccaccaccgcttgaggtcacgtcgaccccagcggccagcctgccctcaatgagcgcgCTCTTTACCCCAGGGGCCGT
Coding sequences within it:
- the LOC137528802 gene encoding protein Bouncer-like, with translation MRKEILFSFLLLVLLQCHTAFSLQCYSCPNFVCVNPQPTTCQANQQCVTKTKKTGGVDYRKLGCVNTTECNRDVSEVEAGTTISVYNQCCDGELCNSKASSGAIARLPHVSVIGAALVLCVTKLF